A window from uncultured Desulfobacter sp. encodes these proteins:
- a CDS encoding ABC transporter substrate-binding protein, giving the protein MAEKPAIKIGYLKITDHFILGVTARKLQQRMETFQHCTLEPVVKNGWNEVADALSVKSLDGALVLAPTAMDLFKSGVDLKLLLLAHKSGSVLVKNKKANINSVEDFAGKTVLIPYQLSIHNMLFHKLLSEKGLKPGRATEKGIDVTLEVVAPFQMPEALEYDEDGEIGGFIVAEPFGSQVIAAGHGEEFELSKNLWAKHPCCVFVMRTEIIEKNPEAMQEICTSFVRSGLAIDAQPEPASIIGADFFSQDKDIIRRVLTDPPDRILTGELYPIKEDLDIIQKYMMDKMNIMTSLIDLDKFVDTRFADAAGAK; this is encoded by the coding sequence ATGGCGGAAAAACCCGCGATCAAGATCGGATATCTTAAAATAACCGATCATTTCATTCTCGGTGTGACAGCTCGTAAATTGCAACAACGTATGGAAACCTTTCAGCACTGCACCCTGGAACCTGTGGTTAAAAACGGGTGGAATGAGGTTGCTGATGCGCTTTCCGTAAAATCCTTGGACGGGGCATTGGTTCTGGCACCAACGGCCATGGACCTTTTTAAGTCCGGTGTTGATCTCAAACTGTTGTTGCTGGCCCATAAATCCGGCAGTGTCCTGGTTAAAAACAAAAAAGCAAATATTAATTCTGTTGAGGATTTCGCGGGTAAGACCGTTTTAATTCCGTATCAGCTCTCCATTCATAATATGTTGTTTCACAAGTTGTTATCCGAAAAAGGGTTAAAACCCGGACGTGCGACGGAAAAGGGCATTGATGTCACCCTTGAGGTGGTCGCCCCGTTCCAGATGCCCGAAGCCCTTGAGTATGACGAAGACGGCGAAATCGGCGGGTTTATCGTGGCCGAACCCTTCGGCTCCCAGGTCATAGCCGCAGGGCACGGTGAAGAATTTGAATTGTCCAAAAATTTGTGGGCCAAGCATCCTTGCTGTGTTTTTGTTATGCGCACCGAGATCATTGAAAAAAATCCCGAAGCCATGCAGGAAATCTGCACCAGTTTTGTGCGGTCCGGGCTTGCCATTGATGCCCAGCCAGAGCCTGCGTCAATTATCGGGGCGGATTTCTTTTCCCAGGACAAGGATATCATTCGGCGGGTGCTCACAGATCCTCCGGACCGAATTCTGACCGGAGAACTTTACCCAATAAAGGAAGATCTTGATATCATTCAGAAATATATGATGGATAAAATGAATATTATGACATCTCTGATTGATCTGGATAAATTTGTGGATACTCGTTTCGCCGACGCTGCAGGGGCAAAATAA
- a CDS encoding MerR family transcriptional regulator encodes MTRSTLLTIEDLTNKLDIGKATLKFMLHRFSPWLATQIANNETLYTEHAVTTLLKIQKLLDAGMLPEQVEDSLAQEAQIRNAAANKPVGNQGALALDMESVSMFKDMFQVYIEKQDRIACAQEALARVEERKADAMEKRTAAEEKKADAMTNIAMALQEMNRRVSSVPQAMEIAGRAVENIALEELEVSPGLDESLLDSDFDDNEHLFEDPGSIEDPFKDQGHEGLGDFGVPNLDDLTLLVDETALTHGDIDDLSSLIDSVSDPAGDLGDLSSLLEETPPEPEMDPPPHDLDDLSKLVDSDLSSSEILGQDTGHQTDHTNGNEDDIDDLFNLVGVDSSVPKKLNEDIDDLSKLIETESDEHTDTLDDLSALIETPEQSQDTMDDLSMLLGIGDTGEESGRKIPDMEDTQVDDLWSLVPEEPQLTQKDQGRDQQALDAPEEMDDLSALVNQVPNDTHTSADTTPDDQANIDDATDVPDGMPSIKPNISPDQDMKKYKATVMKIIIELKEQGSTPQQTTDRLNQDDVATLSGKPAWGLKAIEKIYGFIDSAK; translated from the coding sequence ATGACCCGTTCAACCTTGCTGACCATTGAAGATCTTACAAATAAGCTGGATATCGGCAAAGCCACTTTAAAATTCATGCTGCATCGATTCAGCCCATGGCTTGCCACACAAATTGCCAACAATGAAACCCTTTACACTGAGCATGCAGTTACCACCCTTTTAAAAATCCAGAAATTACTTGATGCGGGTATGCTGCCCGAGCAAGTAGAAGATTCCCTTGCCCAAGAGGCGCAAATACGCAACGCCGCAGCGAATAAACCTGTCGGTAATCAAGGCGCACTTGCCCTGGATATGGAATCCGTATCCATGTTCAAGGATATGTTCCAGGTATATATCGAAAAACAGGACCGCATTGCCTGTGCCCAGGAAGCACTTGCCCGGGTCGAAGAAAGAAAAGCGGATGCAATGGAAAAGCGGACCGCTGCCGAAGAAAAAAAAGCGGATGCAATGACCAATATAGCCATGGCACTTCAGGAGATGAACCGACGGGTCAGTTCTGTCCCCCAGGCTATGGAAATTGCCGGACGTGCTGTGGAAAACATCGCGTTAGAAGAATTGGAAGTATCCCCCGGGCTTGATGAAAGCCTTTTAGATAGTGATTTTGACGACAATGAGCACCTGTTTGAAGATCCCGGCTCCATTGAAGATCCATTTAAGGATCAGGGCCACGAGGGTCTTGGTGACTTTGGAGTTCCCAATCTGGATGATCTGACTTTACTGGTCGATGAGACCGCTCTGACCCATGGCGATATTGATGACCTGTCGTCATTGATTGATTCAGTATCAGATCCTGCAGGAGACCTTGGCGACCTTTCAAGTCTGCTGGAGGAGACACCGCCGGAACCTGAGATGGACCCGCCACCCCACGATTTAGATGATTTGTCAAAGTTGGTTGATTCTGATTTGTCGTCGTCTGAAATTCTGGGTCAAGACACGGGTCATCAAACAGATCATACAAATGGCAATGAAGACGATATAGATGATCTGTTCAACCTTGTGGGAGTAGATTCCTCCGTCCCAAAAAAACTAAATGAAGATATAGATGACCTGTCCAAACTGATTGAGACTGAAAGTGATGAGCACACCGACACCTTGGATGATTTATCCGCGTTGATAGAAACACCTGAACAGTCCCAGGATACGATGGATGATCTGTCTATGCTTTTAGGGATAGGGGATACGGGAGAAGAATCAGGCCGGAAAATCCCTGACATGGAAGATACCCAGGTCGACGATCTTTGGTCGCTGGTCCCCGAGGAACCGCAATTAACCCAGAAAGACCAAGGCCGGGACCAACAGGCGCTCGATGCCCCAGAAGAGATGGATGACCTGTCTGCGCTGGTAAACCAGGTACCGAACGATACGCACACTTCGGCTGATACAACACCTGATGACCAGGCGAACATTGACGACGCCACGGATGTTCCTGATGGGATGCCTTCGATCAAACCGAATATTTCGCCGGATCAGGACATGAAAAAATACAAGGCCACCGTCATGAAAATCATTATTGAATTAAAGGAACAGGGCTCGACACCCCAGCAGACAACGGATCGCCTCAATCAGGACGATGTCGCGACCCTGTCCGGAAAACCGGCCTGGGGATTAAAAGCCATAGAAAAGATATACGGGTTTATTGATTCTGCTAAATAA
- a CDS encoding serine protein kinase PrkA: MATTTDPKSFNHHVEAVKKGTRVFEDAFQGVSRMILDAGIRKVTVKGKTTYQFDLFSQGKRHLVGMYDEINSFVSFVKDASEGGSSREMAFVLVGEPGNGKTFFVEYLCARYREFLAIPTNMKYTFRFKNLDKIGGYGKINVIESQTYEDPMILAMSFKGNKADSMSYLSKAFKFKDKEIESLYEQYRPLGACSAYIWDQIREHCNDAPAQMMDFIEIAPVPLTESLGTITGKYPAKDKITSSAVDLMGEESIQRLLHIPDSNNPYRFDLRRGALARVAGGGIHFSDEIYKNKKDLVQVYLGVIQNRMIELDGFKWPIDTLIIATSNNSEFNTFLMEREEAPIVDRCRICYVAHNTDYKIQKTLTEYAIGTDVKRSLDQEVLHQDPNLNYAASVAVVLTRLPRSDKLTPVETMKLAAGEVAGEKSLKTLAELIDQLNQDTDITKRFGQKGMGQRNLGRAVQLLLESSETNDGKCMFALDIFNALDRVVLDYVQEPADRAKFKEDLKIARGLYRERIMTEMFNAYMDEPLAIKKDVLNYVNMIIGVDAEHLGPDMMWKYKDPQTGELRALKIDERYIKNVEERLGLKTEEQRASFRNSIRKIYGQKLSVDANYDFMDNLELVKAITDVRLKSDIAGAGSLIGALANRTNEENQKLYERMIYTMDQKLGYCPTCAQKTIEYFCSQEDDK, encoded by the coding sequence ATGGCCACAACAACAGATCCTAAGAGCTTTAACCATCACGTCGAAGCCGTTAAAAAGGGGACCCGGGTATTTGAGGATGCATTCCAGGGGGTCTCCCGTATGATTCTGGACGCAGGTATTCGCAAAGTCACGGTTAAGGGAAAGACGACTTATCAGTTTGACTTGTTCAGCCAGGGCAAAAGACATCTGGTGGGTATGTACGACGAAATCAACTCCTTTGTCTCTTTTGTCAAAGATGCCTCCGAGGGCGGGTCCTCCAGGGAGATGGCGTTTGTTCTGGTGGGGGAACCGGGAAATGGAAAAACCTTTTTCGTTGAATACCTGTGTGCCCGGTACCGGGAGTTTTTAGCTATCCCCACGAACATGAAGTATACGTTTCGCTTTAAGAATCTTGACAAGATAGGTGGGTATGGAAAGATCAATGTAATTGAGTCCCAGACTTATGAGGATCCCATGATTCTTGCCATGAGCTTTAAGGGGAACAAAGCGGACTCCATGAGTTATCTGTCCAAGGCGTTTAAATTCAAAGATAAGGAGATCGAAAGCCTTTATGAACAGTATCGGCCCTTGGGTGCCTGTTCGGCCTACATATGGGATCAGATCCGGGAACATTGCAATGATGCCCCTGCCCAAATGATGGATTTCATTGAAATTGCTCCGGTACCGTTAACCGAAAGTCTTGGTACCATTACCGGCAAATATCCGGCCAAGGATAAAATCACATCTTCTGCTGTGGATCTTATGGGTGAAGAGTCCATCCAGCGCCTGCTGCATATTCCCGATTCCAACAATCCCTACCGGTTTGACCTGCGCCGGGGGGCTTTGGCCCGGGTGGCCGGTGGCGGTATTCATTTTTCCGACGAAATTTACAAAAATAAAAAGGACTTGGTGCAGGTCTATCTGGGTGTAATCCAGAACCGCATGATTGAATTGGATGGGTTTAAATGGCCCATTGACACCCTGATCATCGCCACCTCAAACAACTCCGAGTTCAACACCTTTTTGATGGAACGTGAAGAGGCGCCCATTGTTGACCGCTGTAGGATCTGCTATGTGGCACATAATACCGATTACAAGATCCAGAAAACCCTGACCGAATATGCCATCGGCACTGATGTCAAGCGCTCCCTGGACCAGGAAGTGCTTCACCAGGATCCAAACTTGAATTATGCCGCATCCGTTGCCGTGGTGCTCACCCGGCTGCCCCGGTCCGACAAACTCACCCCGGTTGAGACCATGAAGCTTGCCGCAGGTGAGGTGGCCGGTGAAAAAAGCCTTAAAACCCTGGCCGAACTCATAGATCAGCTCAACCAGGATACGGACATCACCAAACGGTTCGGCCAGAAAGGGATGGGTCAAAGAAACCTGGGCCGGGCCGTTCAGCTGCTTTTGGAATCTTCTGAAACCAACGACGGCAAGTGTATGTTTGCCTTGGATATTTTCAACGCCCTGGATCGGGTGGTGCTTGATTATGTCCAGGAACCTGCCGACCGGGCCAAGTTTAAGGAAGATTTGAAGATCGCAAGAGGCCTTTACCGGGAACGCATCATGACAGAGATGTTCAACGCCTATATGGATGAGCCTCTGGCCATCAAGAAGGACGTACTTAACTATGTCAACATGATCATTGGTGTGGATGCCGAGCACCTGGGGCCTGATATGATGTGGAAGTACAAAGATCCCCAGACCGGTGAACTTCGGGCCCTTAAAATTGATGAACGCTATATTAAAAATGTGGAAGAACGTTTGGGACTTAAAACCGAAGAGCAACGGGCCTCCTTTAGAAACTCCATTAGAAAGATATATGGCCAGAAATTGTCTGTGGATGCCAATTATGACTTCATGGACAATCTGGAACTGGTCAAAGCCATCACCGATGTCCGGCTCAAATCCGATATCGCTGGCGCCGGCTCCTTGATCGGGGCGCTGGCCAACCGTACCAATGAAGAGAACCAGAAACTGTACGAAAGAATGATTTATACCATGGACCAGAAGCTTGGATACTGCCCGACTTGTGCCCAAAAGACCATAGAGTATTTCTGCAGCCAGGAAGATGACAAATAG
- the ispD gene encoding 2-C-methyl-D-erythritol 4-phosphate cytidylyltransferase — MPDAENKKPSKNIAVIVAGGKGLRMQSTVKKQFIDLEGRPVIVHTLAAFDTHWRVDEIILVVPEQDLNFTRNDLLRQFSFSTPLHIIKGGGTRQDSVGNGIDKAMQICERPETALVLIHDGVRPFVGKDLIDRCLDSAWENGACIPALGICDTVKRVGKNGRIICTLDRDGLFRAQTPQVFRLDLILKALSHAKHTGFLGTDEASVCEHAKIPVTMVEGGAFNIKLTSPQDLAFATIVVQARKEAESAGRPNSIFS; from the coding sequence ATGCCGGACGCCGAAAATAAAAAGCCCTCTAAAAATATTGCCGTTATTGTGGCAGGAGGAAAAGGCCTGCGTATGCAGTCCACTGTAAAAAAACAGTTTATTGATCTTGAAGGACGTCCGGTAATCGTTCACACACTTGCTGCTTTTGATACACATTGGCGGGTGGATGAGATCATTTTGGTGGTTCCGGAACAGGATCTGAATTTTACCCGTAACGACCTGTTACGCCAGTTTTCATTTTCTACCCCGCTGCATATTATTAAAGGCGGTGGTACCCGTCAGGATTCCGTGGGTAATGGAATCGATAAAGCAATGCAGATTTGTGAGCGGCCTGAAACGGCATTGGTGCTGATTCATGACGGGGTGCGCCCCTTTGTGGGCAAAGATCTCATTGATCGCTGCCTTGACAGTGCCTGGGAAAACGGTGCCTGCATTCCGGCCCTCGGGATCTGTGATACCGTAAAACGAGTTGGTAAAAATGGCCGGATCATTTGCACCCTTGACCGGGACGGACTGTTCCGGGCCCAAACGCCACAGGTTTTTCGCCTGGACTTGATCCTCAAAGCCCTTTCCCATGCCAAACATACCGGCTTTTTAGGTACGGACGAAGCGTCGGTTTGCGAACATGCGAAAATTCCGGTGACGATGGTTGAGGGCGGCGCCTTTAACATTAAACTCACCTCTCCCCAGGATTTAGCTTTCGCGACTATCGTTGTTCAAGCAAGAAAAGAGGCTGAATCGGCCGGACGCCCGAATTCTATTTTTAGTTAA
- a CDS encoding HPr family phosphocarrier protein — protein sequence MNETCGISFREKANIFSYEYLQCILFIVGLNDDSYLFTKKLCSKLIITSHIMEDFLDFHGAKKNREWVFYRAISASIRHLSLACYSQRHTLDRFDFYDFGDQKHSAFKQEALDMLRFLQEAIHQAAPVALREANRLGITIPDSGYNLDYFPGIATASQLEHNIDDAMPKSSQKKNLTRISSQFLELIRDFEQFTFYERYDLETIYKLVPDVINEVTIRSYEMRVHNIQSSFDSYVVTTLQSPDAQLLNQLRSHFSIVFHILQVLGRLLHFYERHLYDTGFKHVYKNISLSLSDIIDPDTVLDRAMNYCLYYAGRFLSSGKAVATKVLNMNMESGSIKVGIPKDRGFHSRPSLLVAKIVQHYGGEVKLFVGEDQFDASSVLDIQWAGGKIKKEEIETVIFTGDSRALHDLKILASVNYGEDHMGKGIPLPSELSYLI from the coding sequence ATGAATGAGACCTGCGGCATATCCTTTAGAGAAAAAGCAAATATCTTTTCATATGAGTATCTTCAGTGCATTCTGTTTATTGTTGGATTGAATGATGACAGTTATCTTTTCACCAAAAAACTTTGCTCAAAACTGATCATTACCTCTCACATCATGGAGGACTTTCTTGATTTTCATGGTGCAAAAAAAAACAGGGAGTGGGTATTTTATCGTGCGATATCCGCTTCAATTCGGCACCTTTCCCTTGCCTGTTATTCCCAGCGGCATACCCTGGACCGGTTTGACTTTTACGATTTCGGGGATCAAAAGCACAGTGCCTTTAAGCAGGAGGCCTTGGATATGCTTCGATTCTTACAGGAGGCCATCCATCAGGCAGCGCCCGTTGCGCTAAGGGAAGCAAATCGTTTGGGTATTACCATTCCGGATTCCGGCTATAACCTGGACTATTTTCCGGGTATTGCCACTGCAAGTCAGCTGGAACATAATATTGACGATGCCATGCCCAAAAGCAGTCAGAAAAAAAATCTGACACGGATCTCCAGTCAGTTTCTTGAACTGATCCGGGATTTTGAGCAGTTTACCTTTTACGAACGTTATGATCTTGAAACCATTTATAAGCTTGTTCCTGATGTTATTAACGAGGTGACCATCAGAAGCTATGAGATGCGGGTGCACAATATCCAGTCTTCTTTTGATTCCTATGTCGTTACCACCTTGCAATCGCCTGATGCCCAGCTTTTAAACCAGTTGCGCAGTCATTTTTCCATCGTTTTTCATATTTTGCAGGTGCTCGGTCGTTTGCTTCATTTCTACGAACGGCATCTTTATGATACCGGCTTTAAACACGTTTATAAAAATATCAGCCTCTCTCTTTCCGATATCATTGATCCGGACACTGTCCTGGATCGTGCCATGAATTATTGTCTGTATTATGCAGGCCGGTTTTTATCCTCGGGTAAAGCTGTGGCCACGAAGGTATTAAATATGAATATGGAGTCCGGCTCAATTAAAGTCGGGATTCCTAAAGATAGAGGCTTTCACAGCCGGCCAAGCCTTTTGGTGGCAAAAATCGTTCAGCATTACGGCGGGGAGGTCAAGTTGTTTGTGGGCGAAGACCAGTTTGATGCCTCTTCGGTCCTGGATATTCAATGGGCCGGGGGGAAAATTAAAAAAGAAGAGATTGAGACGGTCATCTTTACCGGAGACTCCAGGGCGTTGCATGATTTAAAAATCCTTGCAAGTGTTAATTATGGTGAAGATCACATGGGAAAGGGCATTCCTTTGCCCAGTGAATTGAGCTATTTAATTTAG
- a CDS encoding C4-type zinc ribbon domain-containing protein translates to MSKPDIATLVKLQEAETQIVRLNDVLIEVEKKKTKLASRLKQFAAALKENTEELEMLKKNCLDAENEIKIVDARIIKSNETLRNVSTNKEYQVLLREVDDNKKRKDALETELLQIMEEREKSQAIVDESTKEYQQLEAQVKAEQNQIEEQTTKDRQLLDEYLESQKEIGTSLDPKLLDRFKRISKMNQGSAVAEAEDQVCLGCFMNIPPQLYIEVQRGNQLIFCPQCSRILYYRKR, encoded by the coding sequence ATGTCAAAACCAGATATTGCCACCCTTGTAAAACTTCAGGAGGCTGAAACCCAAATCGTTCGTCTAAATGACGTTTTGATAGAGGTTGAAAAAAAGAAAACCAAACTGGCATCCAGGCTGAAACAGTTTGCCGCAGCGCTCAAGGAAAATACCGAAGAGCTTGAAATGTTAAAAAAGAATTGCCTTGACGCGGAAAATGAAATAAAAATTGTCGATGCACGTATTATCAAAAGCAACGAAACCCTCCGCAATGTAAGCACGAATAAAGAGTATCAGGTGTTGCTCAGGGAAGTGGATGATAATAAAAAAAGAAAAGATGCCTTGGAGACAGAGCTGTTACAGATCATGGAAGAGCGGGAAAAGTCCCAGGCGATTGTGGATGAAAGCACAAAAGAATATCAGCAGCTTGAAGCACAGGTTAAAGCTGAACAGAATCAGATTGAAGAACAAACCACCAAAGACCGCCAACTTCTTGATGAATACCTTGAAAGCCAGAAAGAAATCGGTACAAGTCTTGATCCCAAGCTATTGGATCGTTTCAAGCGCATTTCCAAAATGAACCAGGGTTCTGCCGTTGCCGAGGCAGAGGACCAGGTGTGCCTGGGGTGCTTTATGAATATTCCCCCCCAGTTGTACATCGAAGTTCAGCGTGGCAATCAACTGATATTCTGCCCCCAGTGCAGCAGAATTCTTTATTACAGGAAAAGATAA
- a CDS encoding DUF444 family protein, producing MVVTLDELLERDRQREEDGFKRKIRIGRIVKPATGGKEKIIVVPTTVEEKFVHDEPSFDPSTGEGEPSSGTGEGEEGDIIGEQPVRPDDGEGEGEGQGAGEGQGEGQGGEHEFESNAYELGKVLSQDFQLPNLQDKGKRRALSRYTYDLTDKHRGMGQILDKKATLKQIVQTNIALGRIPDINDIDPGRFIISPRDLVYRILSREKEYESQAMVFFLRDYSGSMGGKVTETVVSQHVMLYSWLLYQYDRQVETRFILHDTQAREVEDFYKYHSYKVAGGTKVYTAFELVNQIVEKESLDRDYNIYVFHGTDGDDWDKDGVNTLKEIEKMMRYVSRIGISIVEHSYVGSGQTEVEKYLRNSKILEKRRQHIKMDVMHEDVDDTRIIQGIKNLIS from the coding sequence ATGGTAGTAACCCTTGATGAATTATTGGAACGGGACCGCCAGCGCGAAGAGGACGGATTCAAGCGTAAAATCCGCATCGGTCGCATAGTCAAACCAGCTACCGGGGGCAAAGAAAAAATTATTGTCGTGCCCACCACCGTGGAAGAAAAGTTCGTGCACGACGAGCCTTCCTTTGACCCCTCAACCGGAGAAGGAGAGCCTTCCAGCGGCACCGGAGAGGGAGAAGAGGGCGATATCATCGGCGAACAGCCCGTACGTCCGGACGATGGGGAAGGTGAGGGCGAGGGCCAAGGTGCCGGCGAGGGGCAAGGTGAAGGCCAGGGGGGCGAACACGAGTTCGAATCCAATGCCTATGAACTGGGTAAGGTGCTTTCCCAGGACTTCCAGTTGCCTAACCTCCAGGATAAAGGCAAACGGCGGGCCCTGTCCCGCTATACCTATGACCTGACGGATAAACATCGGGGCATGGGCCAGATCCTGGATAAAAAAGCAACATTAAAGCAGATCGTCCAGACCAACATCGCCCTGGGCAGAATTCCGGATATCAATGACATAGATCCGGGCCGGTTCATCATTTCCCCCCGGGATCTTGTTTACAGAATTTTGTCCCGGGAAAAAGAGTATGAATCCCAGGCCATGGTCTTTTTTTTAAGGGATTATTCAGGCTCCATGGGCGGTAAGGTCACCGAAACCGTGGTTTCCCAGCATGTGATGCTCTATTCGTGGCTGCTGTATCAATATGACAGACAGGTGGAAACCCGTTTTATTCTCCATGACACCCAGGCAAGGGAAGTTGAAGATTTTTATAAATACCATTCTTATAAAGTAGCCGGGGGAACCAAGGTCTACACCGCCTTTGAGCTCGTCAATCAAATCGTGGAGAAAGAGAGCCTGGACCGGGACTACAACATCTATGTGTTTCATGGGACAGACGGCGATGACTGGGATAAGGACGGCGTCAACACCTTGAAAGAAATAGAAAAAATGATGCGCTATGTTTCCCGGATAGGTATCTCCATTGTTGAGCATTCCTATGTGGGATCAGGGCAGACTGAAGTTGAAAAGTACCTGAGAAACTCCAAGATACTTGAAAAACGCAGGCAGCATATCAAGATGGATGTCATGCACGAAGATGTGGATGATACCCGGATTATTCAGGGAATTAAAAATCTGATCTCTTAA
- a CDS encoding Nif3-like dinuclear metal center hexameric protein, with translation MPTVKQVIDIVDQIAPFALAESWDNSGLQVGDPEWQVSKVLIALDVTEQALTQAERSGCDMLITHHPLIMSPEKQIDFSKMPGSAILICARSRIAVISAHTNLDKASGGLNDYLAEKLGISCTDVFFADAMKNERPDRIQGLGRLGRLGERMTLAQLACRIKEKLGLSQVRLVGNPENMVSTAALCSGSGGSLTAQFLDSGMDVYITGDLKYHEARDIELYGKSAVDVGHFHSESIAVELLKNRLRQMFDAKKLEIIINTYDQEQDPFLTI, from the coding sequence ATGCCTACGGTAAAACAGGTTATTGATATTGTAGATCAAATTGCACCGTTTGCCCTGGCTGAATCCTGGGACAATTCCGGGCTTCAGGTCGGTGATCCTGAATGGCAGGTATCCAAGGTTCTAATTGCTCTGGATGTCACAGAACAGGCACTAACCCAGGCGGAAAGGTCAGGATGTGACATGCTGATTACCCATCATCCCCTGATCATGTCACCGGAGAAGCAGATTGATTTTTCAAAAATGCCGGGATCTGCCATTCTGATCTGTGCAAGATCCCGGATTGCCGTAATTAGCGCCCATACAAATCTGGACAAAGCCTCGGGCGGTCTGAACGACTATCTGGCCGAAAAACTGGGTATTTCCTGTACAGATGTTTTTTTTGCCGATGCAATGAAAAATGAAAGGCCAGACCGGATTCAAGGCCTTGGACGGCTCGGCCGGCTTGGTGAACGCATGACCCTTGCACAGCTGGCTTGCCGGATCAAAGAAAAATTGGGTCTTTCCCAGGTGCGACTTGTCGGTAATCCCGAAAACATGGTATCCACGGCAGCGCTGTGTTCTGGATCGGGCGGCTCTTTGACCGCTCAATTTTTAGATTCAGGAATGGATGTATATATCACAGGGGATTTGAAATACCACGAGGCACGAGATATTGAGCTTTATGGTAAATCCGCAGTGGATGTCGGTCACTTTCATTCCGAATCTATTGCTGTGGAGCTTTTGAAAAATCGTCTTAGACAGATGTTTGATGCCAAAAAACTTGAAATTATAATTAATACATATGATCAGGAACAAGATCCATTTTTAACCATATGA